The following proteins are co-located in the Acropora palmata chromosome 11, jaAcrPala1.3, whole genome shotgun sequence genome:
- the LOC141897921 gene encoding rhodopsin, GQ-coupled-like, translating to MMNGTRNSNNQTIHEDFLALRIFQGTGMCIFILTGIPGNFLVCYLVRRTRRLRTVTNLIISNLAVADLGVCLFNIPVSLVTVIFNRWVLPNYVCRIAGLTFALFLFEALWSLALVSISRYWCIVQPAKFSYIFTRRKTLAMIIGTWALSLLCALPPLFGWSRYVFTVDKSTCYFDLSEKSDLPYTVTLAIVMFILPYILITVPYSNIFRFIRGHSRRLSVNSVSSSLRKTNRATFQDFKVTKLLLVVVCVFAACWTPHIVVNLLNGFRMIKKIPRILDAISIFLTFLSSSCNPFIYGLMNKKFRQGFRAVLCAPCQKCHKPKPRKLERKVSGETTRNLSSKSRSSHRREWKSVADKGATVYETCV from the coding sequence ATGATGAATGGTACAAGAAACAGCAATAATCAGACTATTCATGAAGATTTCTTGGCCTTGAGAATCTTCCAAGGGACTGGAATGTGTATATTCATTCTTACAGGGATTCCGGGTAATTTCCTGGTTTGCTACCTCGTTCGTAGAACTAGAAGACTTCGAACTGTCACAAATCTTATAATCAGCAACTTGGCCGTTGCCGATCTCGGGGTGTGCCTCTTTAATATTCCCGTTTCATTAGTGACAGTGATCTTCAATCGATGGGTGCTTCCCAATTATGTTTGCCGAATCGCCGGCCTCACCTTTGCACTGTTTCTCTTCGAAGCCCTGTGGTCCTTGGCGCTTGTCAGTATAAGTCGCTACTGGTGCATCGTGCAGCCGGCAaaattttcttacatttttaCAAGGCGAAAAACTTTGGCGATGATTATCGGGACGTGGGCATTATCTCTGTTATGCGCACTTCCGCCACTGTTTGGGTGGTCGCGTTACGTCTTCACTGTCGATAAATCAACCTGTTATTTTGATCTCAGCGAAAAAAGCGATTTGCCTTACACTGTAACACTAGCCATCGTGATGTTTATACTACCATATATCTTAATAACGGTTCCATATTCCAACATATTCCGCTTCATTCGAGGACACAGTCGAAGATTGAGTGTAAACAGTGTGTCTTCAAGTTTAAGAAAAACCAATCGAGCCACTTTCCAGGACTTTAAAGTCACCAAGCTTCTCTTGGTGGTGGTGTGTGTATTTGCTGCATGTTGGACACCTCACATCGTTGTTAATCTATTGAATGGTTTCAGGATGATTAAAAAGATTCCTCGTATACTTGACGCCATAAGCATCTTTCTAACTTTCCTTTCTAGCTCGTGTAACCCATTTATTTATGGACtcatgaacaaaaaattcCGCCAAGGATTTCGAGCTGTTTTGTGCGCGCCGTGTCAAAAGTGCCACAAACCAAAACCTAGGAAGCTGGAACGAAAAGTTAGTGGCGAAACAACTAGAAACTTGAGTTCAAAATCCCGAAGTAGCCACAGAAGGGAGTGGAAATCGGTGGCTGATAAAGGAGCGACAGTTTATGAAACCTGTGTATGA